The following DNA comes from Rhodopseudomonas boonkerdii.
TGATGTCCTGCAGCGCCTTGTAGCGCTGGAGCACCTGCTGAACCTGACGGGCGACCGCATAGTGCTCCTCGCCGACAACCAGCGGAGAGAGCATGCGCGAGGTCGAGTCGAGCGGGTCCACCGCCGGATAGATGCCCTTTTCGGCGATCGAGCGCGACAGCGTGGTGGTCGCGTCAAGATGCGCGAACGAAGCGGCCGGCGCCGGGTCGGTCAAGTCGTCGGCCGGCACGTAAATGGCCTGCACCGAGGTGATCGAACCCTTGGTAGTGGTGGTGATGCGTTCCTGCAGCGCGCCCATGTCGGTCGCGAGCGTCGGCTGATAACCCACCGCCGAAGGAATACGGCCGAGCAGCGCCGACACTTCCGAACCCGCCTGGGTGAAGCGGAAGATGTTGTCGACGAAGAACAGCACGTCCTGGCCCTTGTCGCGGAAGTCTTCTGCGATGGTCAGACCGGTGAGCGCGACGCGGGCGCGGGCGCCCGGCGGTTCATTCATCTGGCCGAACACGAGGGCGCACTTCGAGCCTTCGCCGCCGCCCTTCTTGTTCACATTGGACTCGATGAACTCGTGATAGAGGTCGTTACCTTCGCGGGTACGCTCGCCGACGCCGGCGAACACCGAGTAGCCACCGTGCGCCTTGGCGACGTTGTTGATCAGTTCCTGAATGAGAACGGTCTTGCCCACGCCGGCGCCGCCGAACAGGCCGATTTTGCCGCCCTTGGCGTAGGGAGCCAGCAGGTCGACGACCTTGATGCCGGTGACGAGAATTTCCGCTTCCGTGGACTGGTCGGTGTATTCCGGAGCCGCCGCGTGAATCGGGCGCTTGGTGTCGGACTTCACCGGGCCGGCTTCGTCGATCGGCTCGCCGATGACGTTGATGATGCGACCGAGGGTGCCTTCGCCCACCGGCACCGTGATCGGCTGGCCGGAGTCGGTGACTTCCTGACCACGGACCAGACCTTCGGTGGTGTCCATCGCGATGGCGCGGACGGTGGATTCGCCGAGATGCTGAGCGACTTCGAGCACCAGACGGTTGCCACCGTTCTTGGTCTCGAGTGAGTTCAGAATGGCGGGCAGGTGACCTTCGAACTGCACGTCGACGACGGCGCCGATGACCTGGGTGATGCGTCCGGTTTGGTTGGCAGAAGCCATGGAAACTATCTCCTTGAAGTACGCGGTTCGGCCTGCGGGGAGACCGGAAGTGTTGGGTTGTTTGTTAGACGGCCTCGGCGCCGGAAATGATTTCGATCAGTTCCTTCGTGATCTGCGCCTGACGGGTCCGGTTGTAGACGAGGGTCTGCTTGCGGATCATCTCGCCGGCGTTGCGGGTCGCGTTATCCATCGCGCTCATCTGCGCGCCGTAGAACGAGGCGTTGTTTTCCAGCAAGGCGCGGAAGACCTGTACCGCCAGGTTGCGCGGCAACAGACCGTTGAGGATTTCGTCTTCCGCCGGCTCGTAGTCGTAAACCGGGGTCGGGCCAGTGGTCTCGGCCTGTTTGGTGACTTCCAGCGGGATGATCTGCTGGGCGGTCGGAATCTGGGCGATGACCGACTTGAAGCGCGAATAGAACAGCGTGCAGACGTCGAACTCACCCGCTTCGAAGCGGGCGATCACCTTCTTGGCGATATCCTCGGCATTGACGAAGCCGAGTTGACGTACCGAGCGCAGCTCGATGTTCTCGATGATCTGCTTGTCGAACTGGCGGCGCAGTTGCTCATAGCCCTTGCGGCCGACGCAGAAAAACTTGACCGTCTTGCCCTGGGCCATCAGCGCCTGGGCGCGCTCGCGGGCGAGACGCACGATCGACGAGTTGAAGGCGCCGGACAGGCCGCGCTCGCCGGTACAAACCAGCAGCAGATGCGTCTTGTCGTTGCCATTGCCGACCAGCAGCTGCGGGCCGGAGCCTGCAGTCGAAGCGCCGGCGATCGACGCGATCACCGCATCCATCTTCTCGGCGTAGGGACGCGCGGCTTCAGCGGCGGTCTGCGCCCGGCGCAGCTTCGACGCCGCAACCATCTGCATCGCCTTGGTGATCTTCTGCGTCGCCTTCGTCGAGGCGATGCGAACGCGCATGTCTTTCAGTGAGGCCATTCTCAGTCCACCCCGGCAATCACGCCTTCAGGCGGATCGCGAACCTCTGGATCGTCATGCCCGGCCGTGTGCCGGACAGTTACATTTCAAATGCATTCCAACACATCGATGGCCGGGCGAGCCCGGCCATGACAGTCAGCGTTACGCGAAGGTCTTCGCGAAACCTTCGACCGCTGCCTTCAGCTTGGCGGCGGTGTCATCGCTGAGATCGCGGCTGTCGCGGATCGAGGCGAGGATGTCGGCGTTCTTGCCGCGCAGCAGCGACAGCAGACCGTCTTCGAAGGCGCGAACCTTGTTCAGCGGAAGCGCGTCGAGATAGCCGTTGGTACCGGCCCAGATCACGGCGACCTGCTCTTCCATCTTCAGCGGCGAGAACTGCGGCTGCTTCAGGAGTTCAGTCAGGCGCGAACCGCGGTTCAAGAGGCGCTGGGTCGAGGCGTCGAGGTCCGAGCCGAACTGCGCGAAGGCCGCCATTTCGCGGTACTGCGCGAGCTCACCCTTGATCTTGCCGGCGACCTTCTTCATCGCCTTGGTCTGCGCCGACGAACCGACGCGCGACACCGACAGACCGACGTTCACTGCCGGGCGGATACCCTGGAAGAACAGGTCGGTCTCAAGGAAGATCTGACCGTCGGTGATCGAAATCACGTTGGTCGGGATGTAGGCCGACACGTCGTTCGCCTGGGTTTCGATGACCGGGAGAGCGGTCAGCGAGCCATTGCCCTGCTCATCGTTCAGCTTCGCAGCGCGCTCGAGGAGACGCGAGTGAAGGTAGAACACGTCGCCCGGATAAGCTTCGCGGCCCGGCGGACGGCGCAGCAGCAGCGACATCTGGCGATAGGCGACCGCCTGCTTCGACAAGTCGTCATAGATGATGACGGCGTGCATGCCGTTGTCGCGGAAATACTCGCCCATGGTGCAGCCGGTGAACGGCGCCAGGTACTGCATCGGAGCCGGGTCCGACGCGGTCGCCGCGACGACGACCGAGTACTCCATCGCGCCCTGCTCTTCGAGCACCTTCACGAACTGGGCCACCGTCGAGCGCTTCTGACCGACCGCGACGTAAACGCAGTACAGTTTCTGACTTTCCGGAGCGCCGGCCACGTTGAGCGGCTTCTGGTTCAGGATGGTGTCGAGGGCGATCGCGGTCTTGCCGGTTTGGCGGTCGCCGATGATCAGCTCGCGCTGGCCGCGGCCAACCGGGATCAGGGCGTCGATCGACTTCAGGCCGGTCGCCATCGGCTCATGCACCGACTTGCGCGGAATGATGCCGGGCGCCTTGACGTCCACGCGCATGCGCTTCTCGGCCTGGATCGGGCCCTTGCCGTCGATCGGATTACCGAGCGCGTCGACGACCCGGCCGAGCAGACCCTTGCCGACCGGCGCGTCCACAATGGCGCGGGTGCGCTTGACGGTCTGACCTTCCTTAATTTCACGGTCGGCACCGAAAATAACGACGCCGACATTGTCGGTTTCGAGGTTCAGCGCCATACCGCGCGTGCCGTTCTCGAACTCGACCATTTCACCGGCCTGAACATTGTCGAGGCCGTAAACGCGGGCGATACCGTCACCGACGGACAGCACCTGACCGACTTCAGAAACCTCGGCTTCCTGGCCGAAATTCTTGATCTGATCCTTGAGGATTGCGGAAATTTCTGCGGCGCGGATGTCCATCAGCCTGCCTCTTTCATCGCGTGCTTGATCGAGTTGAGTTTGGTGCGAAGCGAACTATCGACCATGCGGCTGCCGAGTTTCACGACAAGCCCGCCGATGATGGACGGATCGACCTTCACGTTGAGCGCGACATCCTTGCCGGTCACTGACTTCAGTGCGGCCTTCAAGGCGTCGAGATTC
Coding sequences within:
- the atpD gene encoding F0F1 ATP synthase subunit beta, with the translated sequence MASANQTGRITQVIGAVVDVQFEGHLPAILNSLETKNGGNRLVLEVAQHLGESTVRAIAMDTTEGLVRGQEVTDSGQPITVPVGEGTLGRIINVIGEPIDEAGPVKSDTKRPIHAAAPEYTDQSTEAEILVTGIKVVDLLAPYAKGGKIGLFGGAGVGKTVLIQELINNVAKAHGGYSVFAGVGERTREGNDLYHEFIESNVNKKGGGEGSKCALVFGQMNEPPGARARVALTGLTIAEDFRDKGQDVLFFVDNIFRFTQAGSEVSALLGRIPSAVGYQPTLATDMGALQERITTTTKGSITSVQAIYVPADDLTDPAPAASFAHLDATTTLSRSIAEKGIYPAVDPLDSTSRMLSPLVVGEEHYAVARQVQQVLQRYKALQDIIAILGMDELSEEDKLAVARARKIERFMSQPFHVAEIFTGSPGKFVDLADTIKGFKGLVEGKYDHLPEAAFYMVGTIEEAVEKGKKLAAEAA
- a CDS encoding F0F1 ATP synthase subunit gamma gives rise to the protein MASLKDMRVRIASTKATQKITKAMQMVAASKLRRAQTAAEAARPYAEKMDAVIASIAGASTAGSGPQLLVGNGNDKTHLLLVCTGERGLSGAFNSSIVRLARERAQALMAQGKTVKFFCVGRKGYEQLRRQFDKQIIENIELRSVRQLGFVNAEDIAKKVIARFEAGEFDVCTLFYSRFKSVIAQIPTAQQIIPLEVTKQAETTGPTPVYDYEPAEDEILNGLLPRNLAVQVFRALLENNASFYGAQMSAMDNATRNAGEMIRKQTLVYNRTRQAQITKELIEIISGAEAV
- the atpA gene encoding F0F1 ATP synthase subunit alpha is translated as MDIRAAEISAILKDQIKNFGQEAEVSEVGQVLSVGDGIARVYGLDNVQAGEMVEFENGTRGMALNLETDNVGVVIFGADREIKEGQTVKRTRAIVDAPVGKGLLGRVVDALGNPIDGKGPIQAEKRMRVDVKAPGIIPRKSVHEPMATGLKSIDALIPVGRGQRELIIGDRQTGKTAIALDTILNQKPLNVAGAPESQKLYCVYVAVGQKRSTVAQFVKVLEEQGAMEYSVVVAATASDPAPMQYLAPFTGCTMGEYFRDNGMHAVIIYDDLSKQAVAYRQMSLLLRRPPGREAYPGDVFYLHSRLLERAAKLNDEQGNGSLTALPVIETQANDVSAYIPTNVISITDGQIFLETDLFFQGIRPAVNVGLSVSRVGSSAQTKAMKKVAGKIKGELAQYREMAAFAQFGSDLDASTQRLLNRGSRLTELLKQPQFSPLKMEEQVAVIWAGTNGYLDALPLNKVRAFEDGLLSLLRGKNADILASIRDSRDLSDDTAAKLKAAVEGFAKTFA